Proteins from a single region of Streptomyces sp. TN58:
- a CDS encoding enoyl-CoA hydratase/isomerase family protein, producing the protein MPTAPEDTVLHRTENNVRWITLNRPEAMNALTWAQREQVIALLDDASADPAVRAVVLTATGKGFCAGADLRGGPGSAATGATGATGATGGDRVAGDVARMIRLGAQRLITAVLDCEKPVLAAVNGTAAGIGAHLALACDLVIAAEGARFIEVFVRRGLVPDGGGAYLLPRLVGPQKAKELMFFGDAVPAGEAARLGLVNKVVAAGELEAAAREWAERLAQGPTRALAMTKQLVNASLDGDRAAALAAEASAQEINMTTADANEGVASFVERRTPKYLGR; encoded by the coding sequence ATGCCCACCGCCCCCGAGGACACCGTCCTGCACCGCACCGAGAACAACGTCCGCTGGATCACCCTCAACCGCCCCGAGGCGATGAACGCCCTCACCTGGGCGCAGCGCGAACAGGTCATCGCCCTGCTCGACGACGCCTCCGCCGACCCCGCCGTCCGCGCCGTCGTCCTCACCGCCACCGGCAAGGGGTTCTGCGCCGGCGCCGACCTGCGCGGCGGCCCCGGCTCGGCCGCAACCGGCGCAACCGGCGCAACCGGCGCAACCGGCGGAGACCGTGTCGCCGGCGACGTGGCCCGCATGATCCGGCTCGGCGCGCAGCGCCTGATCACCGCGGTCCTCGACTGCGAGAAACCGGTACTCGCCGCCGTCAACGGCACGGCCGCCGGCATCGGTGCGCACCTCGCCCTCGCCTGCGACCTCGTGATCGCCGCCGAAGGGGCCCGCTTCATCGAGGTGTTCGTCCGCCGCGGCCTGGTCCCCGACGGCGGCGGGGCGTACCTGCTGCCGCGCCTGGTCGGCCCGCAGAAGGCGAAGGAGCTGATGTTCTTCGGCGACGCGGTCCCGGCGGGCGAGGCGGCTCGGCTCGGCCTGGTCAACAAGGTGGTCGCGGCCGGGGAGCTGGAGGCCGCCGCCCGGGAGTGGGCCGAGCGGCTGGCCCAGGGCCCCACACGGGCCCTGGCCATGACGAAGCAGCTGGTCAACGCCTCTCTGGACGGCGACCGCGCGGCCGCGCTGGCCGCCGAGGCCAGCGCTCAGGAGATCAACATGACCACCGCCGACGCGAACGAGGGCGTGGCGAGCTTCGTGGAACGCCGCACGCCCAAGTACCTCGGCCGCTGA
- a CDS encoding flavin reductase family protein, with protein sequence MGHAGMAATVVRYLRSAGAPASATARRDAESVDVLPRPDLRAVGEDERAPVSPAEFRAVLGNFASGVTVITAPPGQDEEGPAGFACQSFASLSLDPPLVTFMVARTSTTWPRIARAGVFCVNILGAEQGELCRSFAVSGADKFSGVAHTPAPVTGSPQLDAVPAWIDCRIHAVHTGGDHLIVVGRVVAMGAAGEGDPLLFHKGRFGRLAD encoded by the coding sequence ATGGGACATGCAGGGATGGCGGCCACCGTCGTCCGATACCTGAGATCAGCCGGCGCCCCCGCCTCCGCCACGGCGCGGCGGGACGCCGAGTCCGTCGACGTCCTGCCGCGGCCCGACCTGCGGGCCGTCGGCGAGGACGAGCGCGCGCCGGTCAGCCCCGCCGAATTCCGGGCGGTGCTGGGAAACTTCGCGAGCGGGGTCACCGTCATCACCGCGCCGCCCGGACAGGACGAGGAAGGGCCGGCCGGCTTCGCCTGCCAGTCCTTCGCCTCGCTGTCCCTGGATCCGCCCCTGGTCACCTTCATGGTGGCCCGTACGTCCACGACCTGGCCGCGGATCGCCCGCGCCGGGGTGTTCTGCGTCAACATCCTCGGGGCCGAACAGGGCGAGCTGTGCCGGTCCTTCGCCGTCAGCGGCGCGGACAAGTTCTCCGGGGTGGCCCACACCCCGGCCCCCGTCACCGGATCGCCGCAGCTCGACGCCGTACCCGCCTGGATCGACTGCCGGATCCACGCCGTCCACACCGGCGGGGACCACCTCATCGTCGTGGGCCGGGTCGTGGCCATGGGCGCGGCCGGCGAAGGCGATCCGCTCCTCTTCCACAAGGGCCGCTTCGGCCGCCTCGCCGACTGA
- a CDS encoding VOC family protein — MLGTDFRTGSPNWLDLGSPDTGAAASFYGAVFGWEFASAGPEAGGYGFFRQDGKTVAALGPLTEEGARSAWMHHFMTPDIQATTEAVRAGGGTVRMEPMDVMGEGWLAQFTDPQGAEFACWQPGNTAGFDVASAENTLVWAELHVPDPVADIAFYAGLFGWRHAEMQAPGMTYRVLSTADGDQEDASFGGVAPLGEGAGTGAGTGSGEGDGQEARWVPYFHVADVDATVGRARENGGTVLMPAADVPDVGRIAWLADPAGAVFALLRPDPGM, encoded by the coding sequence ATGCTCGGCACCGACTTCCGTACCGGATCACCCAACTGGCTCGACCTCGGCAGCCCCGACACCGGCGCGGCCGCCTCCTTCTACGGGGCGGTCTTCGGCTGGGAGTTCGCCTCCGCGGGCCCCGAGGCCGGCGGGTACGGCTTCTTCCGGCAGGACGGGAAGACCGTCGCCGCGCTCGGACCCCTCACCGAGGAGGGCGCCCGGTCGGCCTGGATGCACCACTTCATGACCCCCGACATCCAGGCCACCACCGAGGCCGTCCGGGCCGGCGGCGGGACGGTGCGGATGGAGCCCATGGACGTCATGGGAGAGGGGTGGCTGGCTCAGTTCACCGACCCGCAGGGCGCCGAGTTCGCCTGCTGGCAGCCTGGGAACACGGCCGGCTTCGACGTCGCCTCCGCCGAGAACACCCTGGTGTGGGCGGAACTCCACGTACCGGACCCGGTCGCGGACATCGCCTTCTACGCCGGACTGTTCGGCTGGCGGCACGCCGAGATGCAGGCGCCCGGGATGACGTACCGGGTCCTGAGCACCGCCGACGGCGACCAGGAGGACGCCTCCTTCGGCGGGGTCGCCCCGCTCGGCGAAGGCGCGGGTACGGGCGCGGGTACGGGTTCCGGCGAGGGCGACGGGCAGGAGGCGCGCTGGGTGCCCTACTTCCACGTGGCGGACGTCGACGCCACCGTCGGACGGGCCCGGGAGAACGGCGGGACCGTCCTCATGCCGGCCGCCGACGTACCGGACGTCGGGCGGATCGCCTGGCTCGCGGACCCCGCCGGCGCGGTGTTCGCACTGCTGAGGCCCGACCCGGGCATGTAG